DNA sequence from the Archangium lipolyticum genome:
TCCAATCAGCACCTCCTCTGCGTCCGGGATACAGATCACATCGAGGGTCGACTTAAACCCCTGCTCCTCGTACATCGTCCAGGCGACGAGGCACCGGTATACGTCGCGGGCCGTCGGTTCGTACCCTGGACTCGACACGTCGATTGTGCCGCACGGGTCGAGTTCAAGCTCGTCGACGACCGCCTGCGTAATGCACGTTTGCTGCGCGCCGATGTCAATGACCGCGTTGGCGGTGGTGTACGAGCGGGTCCCGTTGCGAAACGTAAACTCCTCAACGACCTCCAACCCTTGGCTCATTCGATCCTCCTGTAGCGCGGCGTTGCAGCGCTCCAAACCCGGAGATACGCCGGGGCTCGATCCCGTCAAATTCTCATACACGCCGGTTCGTGCCCTTGTCGTTCTGGCGGACAGAGCAGAACCCCCACAGCCTCCCGCTCGGCTTCCTGCGAGCCGCGCGGCGTGGAGGGCCCACGGCGGCGCCCTGACGCGCTGAGCGGGCCCAGGCGCGACGAACGGCCACGGGCGAGGGGCAGGGAAGGGCGCGGCGTAGGAGGGTCCACGGAGGCCCCTGGCGCGGCTGCGGCGCGGGCTCTGGGGAGGACACCCCAGGGGGGCCTTCGAGACCTATGGACCCTCAGCCTTGCGACCGCGCCCCAGTCAATTTCTCGCGCCGTCAAAATCCTAGTCCCTTTTCGGAGCCCACCCATGCCCACATCTGGACTCACCGCAGGACGCCCGCCCAAGCCCGACGAGTTGAAGCGCCTGGAGGGCACCGTCCGGAAGGACCGGGACACAACCCCCGGGCGCCCGCTACGGCGCCGCTGGCGGCCCTCCCGCGCCCTCCAGACCTCACGGGGCGGGAGCGGGCGCTTTGCTTGTCACCCCGTTCCCCCCTTGCTACGGCTGTTCTTGCGGGCACGGCTGGCCGGCCAGCCAGGTTCCCAGGTCTGGCGGCCCGCACCTTCTCAGCCTGGGGGAACGCCTGGGAGCGTTCATGCCAGCAACGAGAGCGGCACGCGCAACGCGCCTGCCGGTTCACGGGCGCACGGCCGGGCGAGGGGCGGCGGCTGCATCGCTTTCGCGGCGCTCCTGGTACGCGCAGAACTTCGCCGGACAGCTCCGCTCGCAGGGAGACCGGCGCGCGGCTGAGAAGCACCTCCGCCCCCGCCTGAGTGCGCTGGCTCTTCCCGAGGTGACAGCGGCCCGCATCGATGAGGCGCTCTCGGCCGCTGCGGACGCGCTCACGCCCAAGTCGCTCAACAACCTCCAGGGTTTCGCACAGACCATCTTCTCCAAGGCCATCCAGCGCGGGCTTTGGATGGGCGCCAACCCTGCGGATGCCGTGCCCCGGCGCAAGGTGCCCAAGCGCGTGCCGTTCTACCTCAAGGCCGAGGAGGTGGGGCCGGTGCTCGCCCAAGTGCCCACCGAGTGGCGGTGCCTCTTCGCCACTGCCGTCTATACGGGGATGCGGCGGGACGAACTCGTGGCCCTCCAGAAGGTGGACGTGGACCTTGAGCAGGGGGAAATCCTCGTCACGCGGAGTTGGGAGGCGGGCACCACGAAGAGCGGGCGGGCTCGCGTCGTCCCCATCCACCACGAATTGAGGCCCTATCTCGTCCATGCGATGCGAGAGAGCCCCTCGGGGCTGGTGTTCCCCCGCCCGGATGGCTCGATGCACTCCCCGAACGTGGACCTTGCCGCGTTGCTCCGCTCGGCGTTGAACCGGGCCCAGCTTGTCGAGGGGTGGGCCCACAAGTGCCGCCGCTGCGGGCACGTCGAGCACTCGGCTTCCTCCGAGGTGCGCCGCTGCTCCAAGACGGGCTGTGGCTACACGCTCTGGCCCTCGCCCAAGCCGCGCACCATCCGCTTCCACGACCTGCGGCACACCACGGCCACACTGCTCCTCAAGGCACGGGTGCCGCTGGCGGTGGTGCAGCGCATCCTCGGGCACTCCTCGCCCACCATCACGGCGGGGGTCTACGGACATCTCGACGTTGACGACATGCGCGCGGGCCTGGAGCAGCTCAGTTTCCAGCCAGCCGAGGAACCCCTTGCCGAGGTGCTCCCGCTGGCGGTGGGCGGCCCGCATGGTGCGCCGGTGGTGCGGAACTCGGCGGGGGCGGCTCAACGCGCAGACGCCTCCTGGGAGATTCCCGAGGCGCTGTGCGGGGTTAAGGGGAATGGGCCCTCCTGGATTCGAACCAGGGACCAATCGGTTATGAGCCGACAGCTCTGACCGCTGAGCTAAGGGCCCCCATGCCACCCATGGACGGCGCCGAGGCGCCGTACCAACCCGGGAAGTATCGCGCACCCCGCTCGCGCGCAAGGGGGGCGCGTGCCCGGCCTGCTCAGCGCTTCACTCGCCAGCGCGTGCCCTCTCCTTCCATGCCCACGCCCTCGGCCTTCAGCCGCCGGGACTGTTCCACGGCTACGCTTGGTGCCAGCGTCCCGTTCGAGCGGATGACCCTCCACCAGGGCACGTTCTCCAGCGTCTTCAGCTCCCTCCCCACTCCTCGCGCTGCTCCGGGCCTGCCCGCGTAGAGCGCTACCTGCGCGTAGGAGCGCACCTCCCCTCGCGGAATGGCTCGCACCGCCCGGCGCACCGCCTCGGGAAAGGGTGGGGGAGGCTCCGGTTTTCGTTCCTTCCCCGTCCTCGGCGCTGTCTTCCGCTTCGTCGGCATCGGACCTCCCACGGCGTAGACCCTCACCCCAGCCCTCTCCCAGAGGGAGAGGGGGCTTACACGGAAAAAGCCCCCGATCCTCGGTGGGAACGGGGGCTTCTTCTTACTTCAGCCGCCCCATGACACGGAGCGACCTCCTGGGACGGGTACCCTCACCCCGACCCTCTCCCGCAGGGAGAGGGAGGAGGGGGGCTCAGCTCTCCACGAAGGAGCGCAGACGCTTCGAGCGGCTCGGGTGCCGCAGCTTGCGCAGCGCCTTGGCCTCGATCTGCCGGATGCGCTCGCGCGTCACCTCGAAGTCCTGGCCCACCTCTTCCAACGTGTGGTCGCTCTTCTCTCCGATGCCGAAGCGCATCCTCAGCACCTTCTCCTCACGCGGCGTCAGCGTGGCCAGCACCTTCCGAGTCTGCTCGGCCAGGTTCATGTTGATCACCGCGTCCGACGGCGACACCAGGCTCTTGTCCTCGATGAAGTCGCCCAGGTGGCTGTCCTCTTCCTCGCCAATCGGCGTCTCCAGGGAGATCGGCTCCTTGGCGATCTTCAGCACCTTGCGCACCTTGTCGAGCGGCAGCTCCATCTTCTCCGCGATCTCCTCCGGCGTCGGCTCGCGGCCGATCTCCTGCACCAGGTAGCGGCTCGTGCGGATGAGCTTGTTGATCGTCTCGATCATGTGCACCGGGATGCGGATGGTGCGCGCCTGATCCGCGATCGCGCGGGTGATCGCCTGGCGGATCCACCACGTGGCGTACGTCGAGAACTTGTAGCCACGCTTGTACTCGAACTTGTCCACCGCCTTCATCAGGCCGATGTTGCCCTCCTGGATCAGATCCAGGAACTGCAGGCCGCGGTTCGTGTACTTCTTCGCGATGGACACCACGAGGCGCAGGTTGGCCTCGACCAGCTCCGTCTTGGCGCGCTCGGCGCGGCGCTCACCCAGGCGGATGGCCTCGTAGTTGCGCCGCAGCTCGTCCACCTCGAGGTTGGCCTCCTCCTCCACGCGCTTGATGTTGCGCGTCGCGGTGCGCACGTCGCGCTCCAGCGCGTCCAGCTGCTCGCTGGTCACGTTGAGCTTG
Encoded proteins:
- a CDS encoding MGMT family protein, whose protein sequence is MPTKRKTAPRTGKERKPEPPPPFPEAVRRAVRAIPRGEVRSYAQVALYAGRPGAARGVGRELKTLENVPWWRVIRSNGTLAPSVAVEQSRRLKAEGVGMEGEGTRWRVKR